From one Nocardioides scoriae genomic stretch:
- a CDS encoding NADPH-dependent F420 reductase, giving the protein MTTLGLIGSGNIGGTLAKLAVDAGHDVVLSNSRGPETLQDLVAELGPHARAATAAEAAEAGDVVVVTVPLKNYRQVPVEPLAGKVVIDTNNYYPERDGQVAELDDESTTTSELLQEHLPTSRVVKAFNNIYFGHLASLARPAGDPARSVIAIAGDDASAKQTVTALLDDLGYEAHDAGALAEGWRFQRDTAAYGAPYVVPGEEFPGTGKAATHQEMADALAAAKRYSEV; this is encoded by the coding sequence ATGACGACACTGGGACTCATCGGCAGCGGCAACATCGGCGGCACCCTCGCGAAGCTGGCGGTCGACGCCGGGCACGACGTGGTGCTCAGCAACAGCCGCGGGCCCGAGACGCTGCAGGACCTGGTCGCCGAGCTGGGCCCGCACGCCCGGGCCGCGACCGCCGCCGAGGCCGCCGAGGCGGGCGACGTCGTGGTGGTGACGGTGCCCCTGAAGAACTACCGCCAGGTGCCGGTCGAGCCGCTCGCGGGCAAGGTCGTCATCGACACGAACAACTACTACCCCGAGCGCGACGGCCAGGTCGCCGAGCTCGACGACGAGTCGACGACGACCAGCGAGCTGCTCCAGGAGCACCTGCCCACCTCGCGCGTCGTCAAGGCGTTCAACAACATCTACTTCGGTCACCTGGCCTCGCTCGCCCGGCCCGCGGGCGACCCGGCCCGCTCGGTGATCGCGATCGCCGGCGACGACGCGTCGGCCAAGCAGACCGTGACCGCGCTGCTCGACGACCTCGGCTACGAGGCCCACGACGCCGGGGCGCTCGCCGAGGGCTGGCGCTTCCAGCGCGACACCGCGGCGTACGGCGCGCCGTACGTCGTGCCGGGCGAGGAGTTCCCCGGCACCGGCAAGGCCGCCACCCACCAGGAGATGGCCGACGCGCTGGCCGCGGCCAAGCGCTACTCCGAGGTCTGA
- a CDS encoding response regulator transcription factor yields the protein MTSTSGDLSRPAGRPSPGSRARVLLVEDDLTIRESLRGSLSAAGLEVRALADGLDLEAELHSFRPDLVVLDWMLPGRDGPELVRVVRRTTAAGVVMLTAREGVADRLRGFDVGVDDYVAKPFVTEELVARIRAVLRRTGAVSSTVVVDDLVIDEGAALVERAGTRIALTATELRLLSYLATNRDRVMSSAQILTQVWGYEQYADNLVQVHVSAVRRKLEAHGPRLIHTERGLGYVLRAPRPPS from the coding sequence GTGACCAGCACCTCCGGCGACCTCTCCCGACCCGCGGGTCGGCCCTCCCCGGGCTCTCGCGCGCGAGTCCTGCTGGTGGAGGACGACCTCACGATCCGGGAGAGCCTGCGCGGCTCCCTGTCCGCCGCCGGCCTCGAGGTCCGGGCCCTGGCCGACGGCCTCGACCTCGAGGCCGAGCTGCACTCCTTCCGCCCCGACCTGGTGGTGCTCGACTGGATGCTCCCGGGCCGCGACGGCCCCGAGCTGGTCCGCGTGGTGCGTCGCACCACGGCCGCGGGGGTGGTGATGCTGACGGCGCGCGAGGGCGTGGCCGACCGGCTGCGGGGCTTCGACGTGGGGGTCGACGACTACGTCGCCAAGCCGTTCGTCACCGAGGAGCTGGTCGCGCGGATCCGCGCCGTGCTGCGGCGCACCGGGGCGGTCTCCAGCACTGTGGTCGTGGACGACCTGGTCATCGACGAGGGCGCCGCGCTGGTGGAGCGGGCAGGCACGCGGATCGCGCTGACCGCCACCGAGCTGCGGCTGCTGTCCTACCTGGCGACCAACCGCGACCGCGTGATGTCGTCGGCCCAGATCCTCACCCAGGTCTGGGGCTACGAGCAGTACGCCGACAACCTCGTCCAGGTCCACGTCTCGGCCGTGCGCCGCAAGCTGGAGGCTCACGGCCCGCGGCTGATCCACACCGAGCGGGGCCTCGGCTACGTGCTGCGCGCCCCCCGTCCCCCGTCGTGA
- a CDS encoding peptidylprolyl isomerase codes for MTSPRRLLVALSASLVAVAALSGCGSSDDATTTPSTAGSGQCSYPVAQSPVETKKVDRPPADPPADEPAAVTIATDRGDVKVSLDAEKAPCTVNSFLSLARQGYFDGTTCHRLTSGRLNVLQCGDPSATGTGGPGYSFADELQQDDPRLQPCLGQVDQSTGNEVCTYPAGTLAMANAGPDTNGSQFFLVYADSPLPASYTVFGRMSAAGVAVVKEVAAQGNGPDGIAPEEKVTIESVK; via the coding sequence ATGACTTCCCCACGACGCCTCCTGGTCGCCCTGTCCGCCTCCCTCGTGGCGGTCGCCGCCCTCAGCGGGTGCGGCAGCAGCGACGACGCCACCACGACGCCGAGCACGGCCGGCTCCGGGCAGTGCTCCTACCCGGTTGCCCAGTCGCCGGTGGAGACCAAGAAGGTCGACCGGCCGCCGGCGGACCCGCCCGCCGACGAGCCCGCGGCGGTGACGATCGCCACCGACCGCGGCGACGTCAAGGTCAGCCTCGACGCCGAGAAGGCGCCCTGCACCGTCAACTCGTTCCTCTCCCTGGCCCGGCAGGGCTACTTCGACGGCACCACCTGCCACCGGCTGACCTCGGGGCGCCTCAACGTGCTCCAGTGCGGCGACCCCTCGGCCACCGGCACCGGCGGTCCGGGCTACTCCTTCGCCGACGAGCTGCAGCAGGACGACCCCCGGCTGCAGCCGTGCCTGGGCCAGGTCGACCAGAGCACCGGCAACGAGGTCTGCACCTACCCCGCGGGCACCCTCGCGATGGCCAACGCCGGCCCGGACACCAACGGCTCGCAGTTCTTCCTGGTGTACGCCGACAGCCCGCTGCCCGCGTCGTACACCGTCTTCGGCCGGATGAGCGCCGCCGGCGTGGCGGTCGTCAAGGAGGTCGCCGCGCAGGGCAACGGCCCCGACGGCATCGCTCCCGAGGAGAAGGTGACCATCGAGTCCGTGAAGTGA
- a CDS encoding TraR/DksA family transcriptional regulator has protein sequence MDPRERLEADRAETQARLAALLEDHAGVVAASRDSNADDEHDPEGQTIAFERSQTAALAHQARRHLHEVDAALARVADGSYGRCEVCGEPVPPGRLDARPTARTCIAHA, from the coding sequence ATGGATCCCCGCGAGCGCCTCGAGGCCGACCGCGCCGAGACGCAGGCGCGGCTGGCCGCGCTGCTCGAGGACCACGCCGGCGTGGTCGCCGCCAGCCGCGACAGCAACGCCGACGACGAGCACGACCCCGAGGGCCAGACGATCGCCTTCGAGCGCTCCCAGACCGCCGCCCTGGCCCACCAGGCCCGGCGGCACCTCCACGAGGTCGACGCCGCCCTGGCCCGCGTCGCCGACGGCAGCTACGGCCGCTGCGAGGTCTGCGGCGAGCCCGTCCCGCCCGGCCGCCTCGACGCCCGCCCCACCGCCCGCACCTGCATCGCCCACGCCTGA
- a CDS encoding GNAT family N-acetyltransferase, translating to MSGHEPAPAPHVRGAAVADAAAIGEVHAEAWRAAYAGVFGAGALALAVAQRRGTGRTLTAQLVADHEPRLRDGSTLLVVVADDRVVGFTHGGPGPAGAPAPEVHACYVHPRWWGTGAAQVLWEATLAALPTPAGTSPVLWTLEGAARARAFYERRGWTATGRRREHDFGTGRAVALVEYRGP from the coding sequence ATGAGCGGTCACGAGCCGGCGCCGGCACCACACGTGCGCGGAGCGGCGGTGGCCGACGCCGCGGCGATCGGGGAGGTGCACGCCGAGGCGTGGCGCGCGGCGTACGCCGGGGTGTTCGGGGCCGGGGCGCTGGCGCTCGCCGTGGCGCAGCGACGCGGCACGGGCCGGACCCTGACCGCGCAGCTGGTCGCCGACCACGAGCCCCGGCTGCGCGACGGGTCGACCTTGCTGGTGGTCGTGGCGGACGACCGGGTCGTCGGCTTCACCCACGGCGGCCCGGGACCCGCCGGCGCGCCCGCACCCGAGGTGCACGCCTGCTACGTCCACCCGCGGTGGTGGGGCACCGGGGCGGCGCAGGTGCTGTGGGAGGCGACCCTGGCCGCGCTGCCGACGCCCGCCGGGACGTCACCGGTGCTGTGGACCCTGGAGGGGGCCGCGCGCGCCCGCGCCTTCTACGAGCGCCGGGGCTGGACGGCGACCGGTCGCCGGCGCGAGCACGACTTCGGCACCGGCCGGGCCGTGGCCCTGGTGGAGTACCGCGGCCCGTAG
- a CDS encoding aldo/keto reductase family protein: MEFRYLGNSGLKISEITYGNWLTHGSQVENDVATQCVRAALDEGISTFDTADVYANTKAETVLGEALKGERRESLEIFTKVYWPTGPGGKNDTGLSRKHVMESINGSLQRLQTDYVDLYQAHRFDTETPLEETMQAFADVVRQGKALYIGVSEWTADQIRQGVALSKELGFQLISSQPQYSMLWRVIEEEVVPTSRELGVSQIVWSPIAQGVLTGKYKPGQELPAGSRATDEKGGGAKMISRFMNDDTLARVQDLQPVADEVGLSMAQLAVAWVLQNDNVAAALVGASRPEQVSENVKAAGVTIPAELMAKIDDVLGDLPVTDPGKTAEGAPKQRVA; this comes from the coding sequence ATGGAATTCCGCTACCTCGGCAACTCGGGTCTCAAGATCTCCGAGATCACCTACGGCAACTGGCTCACCCACGGCTCCCAGGTCGAGAACGACGTCGCGACGCAGTGCGTCCGCGCCGCGCTCGACGAGGGCATCAGCACGTTCGACACCGCCGACGTCTACGCCAACACCAAGGCGGAGACCGTGCTCGGCGAGGCCCTCAAGGGCGAGCGGCGCGAGTCGCTGGAGATCTTCACCAAGGTCTACTGGCCCACCGGCCCCGGCGGCAAGAACGACACCGGCCTGTCGCGCAAGCACGTCATGGAGTCGATCAACGGCTCGCTGCAGCGGCTGCAGACCGACTACGTCGACCTCTACCAGGCGCACCGCTTCGACACCGAGACCCCGCTCGAGGAGACGATGCAGGCGTTCGCCGACGTCGTGCGCCAGGGCAAGGCGCTCTACATCGGCGTCAGCGAGTGGACCGCCGACCAGATCCGCCAGGGCGTCGCGCTCTCGAAGGAGCTCGGGTTCCAGCTGATCTCGAGCCAGCCGCAGTACTCCATGCTCTGGCGCGTCATCGAGGAGGAGGTCGTCCCCACCTCCCGCGAGCTCGGCGTCTCCCAGATCGTGTGGTCCCCGATCGCGCAGGGCGTGCTGACCGGCAAGTACAAGCCCGGCCAGGAGCTGCCCGCCGGCTCGCGCGCCACCGACGAGAAGGGTGGCGGCGCCAAGATGATCAGCCGCTTCATGAACGACGACACCCTCGCCCGGGTGCAGGACCTGCAGCCGGTGGCCGACGAGGTCGGGCTGAGCATGGCCCAGCTCGCCGTGGCCTGGGTGCTGCAGAACGACAACGTGGCCGCCGCGCTGGTGGGTGCGTCGCGCCCCGAGCAGGTCAGCGAGAACGTCAAGGCCGCCGGGGTCACGATCCCCGCCGAGCTGATGGCCAAGATCGACGACGTGCTGGGCGACCTGCCCGTGACCGACCCCGGCAAGACGGCCGAGGGCGCGCCGAAGCAGCGCGTCGCCTGA
- a CDS encoding ANTAR domain-containing protein: protein MSPTNDTSALPVFGQWGHDFATGAWWFSDEVVRLWDIPLPEGCGIDAVLPRLHPDDVEGITRSLEHAVAERSTLAGQGRLLTDSRGERVFSFVGEVVPDEQGEPRTLEGWSLDVTDEVRVATRSAVDAATRHRRAIEQVKGALMVTYRIDEVTAFAILRKQSNEHNVKINDLAEHVSRAMGAGVARPQEQAAPMMELLEAVGRRLRRARQDEAGDGTAAR, encoded by the coding sequence GTGAGCCCGACGAACGACACCTCAGCCCTCCCTGTCTTCGGACAGTGGGGGCACGACTTCGCGACCGGGGCCTGGTGGTTCTCCGACGAGGTCGTGCGGCTGTGGGACATCCCCCTCCCCGAGGGCTGCGGCATCGACGCGGTGCTCCCGCGCCTGCACCCCGACGACGTCGAGGGGATCACGCGGTCGCTCGAGCACGCCGTCGCCGAGCGCTCCACCCTGGCCGGCCAGGGCCGGCTGCTCACCGACTCCCGCGGCGAGCGGGTGTTCAGCTTCGTCGGCGAGGTCGTGCCCGACGAGCAGGGCGAGCCCCGCACCCTCGAGGGCTGGTCGCTCGACGTCACCGACGAGGTGCGGGTCGCGACCCGCAGCGCCGTGGACGCGGCCACCCGCCACCGCCGGGCCATCGAGCAGGTGAAGGGCGCCCTGATGGTCACCTACCGCATCGACGAGGTGACGGCCTTCGCGATCCTGCGCAAGCAGTCCAACGAGCACAACGTGAAGATCAACGACCTCGCCGAGCACGTCAGCCGGGCGATGGGCGCAGGCGTCGCGCGCCCCCAGGAGCAGGCCGCGCCCATGATGGAGCTGCTCGAGGCGGTCGGTCGCCGGCTGCGCCGCGCCCGGCAGGACGAGGCCGGCGACGGGACGGCCGCCCGCTAG
- a CDS encoding SDR family oxidoreductase, producing MSSPQPGSVPRTALVTGASSGIGLATARALLEEGYAVIGTSRDPARIPEADRVEGVSYRALDLDDLGSLPGFCAALRAEGHHVDVLVNNAGESQSGPLEELPLGALERLFRVNVLGPVRLTQLLLPAMRERGGGRVVMVGSMLASFPLAYRSSYVASKAALKGFATAARLEMAPHGVWLTTVEPGSISTGISQRRTTYVDDGSPHAERFARMLQRLDRAERHGTSAERVARTVVEAVSAAEPAPLYAVGSNAPAAFALRRLLPRATVERVVSRRFGQSSRPERATS from the coding sequence ATGAGTTCTCCCCAGCCCGGCTCCGTCCCCCGCACCGCCCTGGTCACCGGCGCCTCGTCGGGCATCGGGCTCGCGACCGCCCGTGCGCTCCTCGAGGAGGGGTACGCCGTCATCGGCACCAGCCGCGACCCCGCCCGCATCCCCGAGGCCGACCGCGTCGAGGGCGTGTCCTACCGCGCGCTCGACCTCGACGACCTGGGCTCGCTGCCCGGGTTCTGCGCCGCCCTGCGTGCCGAGGGCCACCACGTCGACGTGCTGGTGAACAACGCCGGCGAGTCGCAGAGCGGTCCCCTGGAGGAGCTCCCCCTCGGCGCCCTGGAGCGGCTGTTCCGCGTCAACGTGCTGGGCCCCGTCCGGCTCACCCAGCTGCTGCTGCCAGCGATGCGCGAGCGCGGCGGCGGCCGCGTGGTGATGGTGGGCTCGATGCTGGCGAGCTTCCCGCTCGCCTACCGCTCGTCCTACGTCGCCTCCAAGGCCGCCCTCAAGGGCTTCGCCACGGCCGCCCGCCTGGAGATGGCACCCCACGGCGTGTGGCTCACCACCGTCGAGCCGGGGTCGATCAGCACCGGCATCAGCCAGCGCCGCACGACGTACGTCGACGACGGCTCGCCGCACGCCGAGCGCTTCGCCCGGATGCTGCAGCGGCTCGACCGGGCCGAGCGCCACGGCACCAGCGCCGAGCGGGTCGCCCGGACGGTCGTCGAGGCCGTCTCGGCAGCCGAGCCCGCGCCGCTGTACGCCGTCGGCAGCAACGCGCCCGCGGCCTTCGCCCTGCGGCGGCTGCTGCCCCGGGCCACCGTCGAGCGGGTGGTCTCGCGCCGCTTCGGACAGAGCAGCCGGCCCGAGCGGGCGACCTCGTGA
- a CDS encoding SAM-dependent methyltransferase, with product MSTRAAAPLPALWEDLTFLSPLSEQRADAQAAWLAEGLGPGTVLDVGCGWGELLLRVLERAPSARAVGVDVEPLRVQEAGRRAAARGLGGRARFVTGDASGEVRDRLPPVVDALVVSGSSQVWGPPVEEGRPLDYGAALAAVRAHVRRGARVLYADAIWSRPPTPAAVAPLSGRDDEFVTLHELVELAVGHGFAVVAFGESSLEEWDAFESGFGAGVARWLDRHGAAHPEAGAVAARAADQRAAYLQGYRGVLGYAHLQLLAV from the coding sequence GTGAGCACCCGCGCAGCCGCGCCGCTGCCGGCGCTGTGGGAGGACCTGACCTTCCTCAGCCCGCTCTCGGAGCAGCGCGCCGACGCCCAGGCCGCGTGGCTGGCCGAGGGCCTGGGACCCGGCACCGTGCTCGACGTCGGGTGCGGGTGGGGCGAGCTGCTCCTGCGCGTCCTGGAGCGGGCCCCCTCCGCCAGGGCCGTCGGCGTGGACGTCGAGCCGCTGCGCGTCCAGGAGGCCGGTCGCCGTGCCGCGGCCCGCGGCCTGGGCGGGCGGGCCCGCTTCGTCACCGGCGACGCGTCCGGCGAGGTCCGCGACCGGCTCCCGCCGGTGGTCGACGCCCTGGTCGTCTCCGGGTCGAGCCAGGTCTGGGGCCCGCCGGTCGAGGAGGGTCGCCCGCTCGACTACGGCGCCGCGCTCGCCGCGGTGCGGGCGCACGTGCGTCGAGGCGCCCGGGTGCTCTACGCCGACGCGATCTGGTCGCGCCCGCCCACCCCTGCCGCCGTCGCGCCGCTGTCGGGTCGCGACGACGAGTTCGTCACGCTCCACGAGCTCGTCGAGCTGGCGGTCGGGCACGGCTTCGCCGTCGTGGCCTTCGGCGAGTCGAGCCTCGAGGAGTGGGACGCCTTCGAGTCCGGCTTCGGCGCCGGGGTGGCGCGCTGGCTGGACCGGCACGGCGCCGCGCACCCGGAGGCCGGCGCGGTCGCGGCCCGGGCGGCGGACCAGCGGGCGGCGTACCTCCAGGGCTACCGGGGCGTGCTCGGGTACGCCCACCTCCAGCTGCTCGCGGTCTGA
- the fdhA gene encoding formaldehyde dehydrogenase, glutathione-independent: MSGNRVVVYKGPGEVAVETVDYPKLEIPKEVADHFGIKQAAPHAVILKLVTTNICGSDQHMVRGRTTAPVGQSLGHEITGEVVEVGDDVLFVKEGDICSVPFNIACGRCRMCFEGKTGICLNVNPARAGAAYGYVDMGGWVGGQAEYVLIPYADFNLLRFPDRDQALEKILDLTMLSDIFPTGYHGAYTAGVTTGSTVYVAGAGPVGLAAAHAAQLLGASVVVVGDMNADRLQQAQSFGCETVDLSSGDALPDLIEQLLGEPEVDAAVDAVGFEARGHGEGAAEAPATVLNDIMTISRAGASLGIPGLYVTGDPGAVDDAAKEGQIGVKLGLGWAKSHAFVTGQCPVKKYNRQLMNLILADKAHIAKAVNATTIGLDDAPRGYQEFDAGSAKKYVIDPHGMVA, from the coding sequence ATGTCCGGAAACCGCGTGGTCGTCTACAAGGGCCCGGGGGAGGTCGCCGTCGAGACGGTCGACTACCCCAAGCTGGAGATCCCGAAGGAGGTGGCGGACCACTTCGGCATCAAGCAGGCCGCTCCGCACGCCGTCATCCTCAAGCTCGTCACGACCAACATCTGCGGGTCCGACCAGCACATGGTCCGTGGTCGCACCACCGCCCCCGTCGGTCAGTCGCTCGGGCACGAGATCACCGGCGAGGTGGTCGAGGTCGGCGACGACGTGCTCTTCGTCAAGGAGGGCGACATCTGCTCGGTGCCGTTCAACATCGCCTGCGGCCGCTGCCGGATGTGCTTCGAGGGCAAGACCGGCATCTGCCTCAACGTCAACCCGGCGCGCGCCGGTGCGGCGTACGGCTACGTCGACATGGGTGGCTGGGTCGGTGGTCAGGCGGAGTACGTGCTGATCCCGTACGCCGACTTCAACCTGCTGCGGTTCCCCGACCGCGACCAGGCCCTGGAGAAGATCCTCGACCTGACGATGCTCTCCGACATCTTCCCGACGGGCTACCACGGCGCCTACACCGCAGGGGTCACCACCGGGTCGACCGTGTACGTCGCGGGCGCCGGGCCGGTCGGCCTCGCCGCCGCCCACGCGGCCCAGCTGCTCGGCGCCTCGGTCGTCGTGGTCGGCGACATGAACGCCGACCGGCTGCAGCAGGCGCAGAGCTTCGGCTGCGAGACCGTCGACCTGAGCTCGGGCGACGCGCTGCCCGACCTCATCGAGCAGCTGCTCGGCGAGCCCGAGGTCGACGCCGCCGTCGACGCCGTGGGCTTCGAGGCCCGCGGCCACGGCGAGGGGGCCGCCGAGGCACCCGCGACCGTGCTCAACGACATCATGACCATCTCGCGGGCCGGGGCCTCGCTGGGCATCCCGGGGCTCTACGTCACCGGCGACCCGGGGGCGGTCGACGACGCGGCCAAGGAGGGCCAGATCGGGGTCAAGCTCGGGCTCGGGTGGGCCAAGTCGCACGCCTTCGTCACCGGCCAGTGCCCGGTCAAGAAGTACAACCGGCAGCTGATGAACCTCATCCTGGCCGACAAGGCCCACATCGCGAAGGCGGTCAACGCCACCACGATCGGCCTCGACGACGCCCCGCGCGGCTACCAGGAGTTCGACGCCGGCTCGGCGAAGAAGTACGTCATCGACCCGCACGGCATGGTCGCCTGA
- a CDS encoding HAMP domain-containing sensor histidine kinase, translating to MSASRTGLHTPSLRRRVTLVVLVLLAAMLLAVSVVTDTVLANRLDAQLRQRLADRATVAAALVDQVEPRDLARRLEGDGVSAVVTVGDEVYAEGQLGGGATAGTPGAASEPPAPGPGEGPAGGPPTPAGPAGAADRASTPEEVDQSGELLSLDRDLGDDTSVRLLASTSDIAATLDQLRLALALAAALVLLLAGAVVPLVVDRALRPLGRITAAAREIGRGDRQRRLSPDTPASELGRTATAFDEMLDEITGAEDRAVVSEERVRRFLSDAAHDLRTPLTGVQAAAERVLRDDPPRDEREQVLLTLVRESRRAGRMVDDMLLMSRIDGGLPLQRSPADLLGLAREVVDAQQLTSPGADLRAAGAPVVVAVDRDRVLQVLANLVRNAAQAGARTVVVSTGTTGAHGSGDAEVRVDDDGPGVPVAEREHVFDRMVRLDTTRSSGGPAGSGLGLAIARGLARAHGGDLRCEDSELGGARFVLTLPLAGPGSGPTPDGAGPARG from the coding sequence GTGAGCGCGTCCCGCACCGGCCTGCACACGCCGTCGCTGCGCCGGCGGGTCACGCTGGTGGTCCTGGTGCTGCTCGCCGCGATGCTGCTGGCCGTGTCCGTGGTGACCGACACCGTGCTGGCCAACCGGCTCGACGCCCAGCTGCGCCAGCGGCTCGCCGACCGGGCGACCGTGGCGGCCGCGCTCGTCGACCAGGTGGAGCCGCGCGACCTGGCCCGTCGCCTGGAGGGCGACGGCGTCTCGGCCGTCGTGACCGTGGGCGACGAGGTCTACGCCGAGGGCCAGCTCGGCGGCGGGGCCACCGCCGGCACGCCCGGTGCGGCCTCCGAGCCCCCGGCGCCCGGCCCCGGCGAGGGACCCGCGGGCGGTCCCCCCACCCCCGCCGGACCCGCGGGGGCGGCCGACCGCGCCTCCACGCCCGAGGAGGTCGACCAGTCGGGCGAGCTCCTCTCGCTCGACCGCGACCTCGGCGACGACACCTCGGTGCGGCTGCTCGCCTCGACCTCGGACATCGCAGCGACCCTCGACCAGCTGCGGCTCGCGCTGGCCCTGGCCGCGGCCCTGGTCCTGCTGCTGGCCGGCGCGGTGGTGCCGCTCGTGGTCGACCGCGCGCTGCGCCCGCTCGGGCGCATCACCGCCGCGGCCCGCGAGATCGGGCGCGGCGACCGCCAGCGACGCCTGTCCCCCGACACCCCGGCCTCGGAGCTCGGCCGGACGGCCACCGCCTTCGACGAGATGCTCGACGAGATCACCGGCGCCGAGGACCGTGCGGTCGTCTCCGAGGAGCGGGTGCGCCGCTTCCTCTCCGACGCCGCCCACGACCTGCGCACGCCCCTGACCGGCGTCCAGGCCGCGGCCGAGCGGGTGCTGCGCGACGACCCGCCGCGCGACGAGCGCGAGCAGGTGCTCCTGACGCTCGTGCGGGAGTCGCGCCGCGCGGGCCGGATGGTCGACGACATGCTGCTGATGTCGCGCATCGACGGCGGCCTGCCGCTGCAGCGCTCCCCGGCCGACCTGCTCGGGCTGGCCCGCGAGGTCGTCGACGCCCAGCAGCTCACCAGCCCCGGGGCGGACCTGCGCGCCGCCGGGGCGCCCGTCGTGGTCGCGGTCGACCGCGACCGGGTGCTGCAGGTGCTGGCCAACCTGGTCCGCAACGCGGCGCAGGCGGGTGCCCGGACCGTGGTGGTGAGCACGGGCACGACCGGCGCCCACGGCTCCGGTGACGCCGAGGTGCGGGTGGACGACGACGGGCCCGGCGTCCCGGTCGCGGAGCGCGAGCACGTCTTCGACCGGATGGTCCGGCTCGACACGACGCGGTCCTCGGGAGGACCGGCCGGATCCGGACTCGGCCTGGCGATCGCGCGTGGCCTGGCGCGGGCCCACGGCGGCGACCTGCGCTGCGAGGACTCCGAGCTCGGCGGCGCCCGCTTCGTGCTGACGCTGCCGCTCGCGGGGCCGGGGTCGGGTCCGACGCCCGACGGCGCCGGACCCGCTCGGGGCTAG
- a CDS encoding competence/damage-inducible protein A: MVARAGIVVTGTEVLTGRVVDRNGPWLAEELRRLGVDVGQVVVVGDRPDDLRSALVLLLAHHDLVLTTGGLGPTADDLTAEVVADVQGRPSRLDPDLEGEIAAVVERLSAGKGWRRDPEATAAGVRKQAMVPEGAHVLAPTGTAPGLVVPPAEGTSGPPVVVLPGPPPELQGMWGDVLADPFVQRAIAAREELRQSTMRLWGTPESELAATLRRHDAELDGLEITTCLREGELEVVTRYAPAAAPAYAALEAALRGDFADTLFSPTGETVDELVATALLDRGATIATAESCTAGLLAGRIADRPGSSAYLLGGLVTYANEAKRDLLGVPQDLLDTVGAVSPEVARDMADGARRVVGTDVGVGITGVAGPGGGTPDKPVGLVHLCVTSADHVVAREFRLGGDRAGIRQRSVVVALHLVRELLAR, translated from the coding sequence ATGGTCGCGCGGGCAGGGATCGTCGTCACCGGCACCGAGGTGCTGACCGGACGGGTGGTCGACCGCAACGGCCCCTGGCTGGCCGAGGAGCTGCGCCGCCTCGGCGTCGACGTCGGGCAGGTCGTGGTGGTGGGCGACCGGCCCGACGACCTCCGCTCGGCGCTGGTCCTGCTGCTCGCCCACCACGACCTGGTGCTGACGACCGGTGGTCTCGGCCCCACCGCCGACGACCTGACCGCCGAGGTCGTGGCCGACGTCCAGGGCCGGCCCTCCCGCCTGGACCCCGACCTCGAGGGCGAGATCGCCGCCGTCGTGGAGCGGCTCTCGGCCGGCAAGGGCTGGCGCCGCGACCCGGAGGCGACGGCAGCCGGCGTGCGCAAGCAGGCGATGGTGCCCGAGGGGGCCCACGTGCTGGCCCCCACCGGCACCGCGCCCGGCCTGGTGGTGCCGCCCGCCGAGGGCACCTCCGGTCCCCCGGTCGTGGTGCTGCCCGGGCCCCCGCCGGAGCTGCAGGGCATGTGGGGCGACGTCCTCGCCGACCCGTTCGTGCAGCGCGCGATCGCCGCGCGCGAGGAGCTGCGCCAGTCGACGATGCGGCTGTGGGGCACCCCCGAGTCGGAGCTGGCGGCCACCCTGCGCCGCCACGACGCCGAGCTCGACGGCCTCGAGATCACCACCTGCCTGCGCGAGGGCGAGCTGGAGGTGGTCACGCGCTACGCCCCCGCCGCCGCCCCGGCGTACGCCGCCCTCGAGGCCGCGCTGCGCGGCGACTTCGCCGACACCCTCTTCTCGCCCACCGGCGAGACCGTCGACGAGCTGGTCGCCACCGCCCTGCTCGACCGCGGCGCGACGATCGCCACCGCCGAGTCGTGCACCGCCGGGCTGCTGGCCGGGCGGATCGCGGACCGGCCGGGCTCCTCGGCGTACCTGCTGGGCGGGCTGGTGACCTACGCCAACGAGGCCAAGCGCGACCTCCTCGGCGTGCCCCAGGACCTGCTCGACACCGTCGGTGCGGTCAGCCCCGAGGTCGCGCGCGACATGGCCGACGGCGCCCGCCGGGTCGTCGGCACCGACGTCGGCGTCGGCATCACCGGCGTCGCCGGCCCGGGTGGTGGCACGCCCGACAAGCCCGTCGGCCTGGTCCACCTGTGCGTCACCTCCGCCGACCACGTCGTCGCCCGCGAGTTCCGCCTCGGCGGCGACCGCGCCGGGATCCGCCAGCGCTCCGTCGTGGTGGCCCTGCACCTGGTCCGCGAGCTGCTGGCGCGGTAG